Proteins encoded in a region of the Thermococcus stetteri genome:
- a CDS encoding TIGR00341 family protein: MLRLEIYCDEGEKVREVLVKWGLQFYAEEVQSNEHQALKFTVLVPDFVINDVVDELMKAVDLRKGHSSITWTPVSGKSVKYSNSVKSLRKFKRRWSLAAIEGLIENANNQAQVDPIQLTLGAVASVIALFGLINDSIVMIISAMLLSPILGPLYGFSLNIVMGKGRDALDAVSSILKLLGVIFLSALLVSLVLKFAGSMPAEPPHEILVRGDSGLVYILLAIILGYAGIVAIVSRIPEILAGVSIAAALVPPTTVIGISLAMGWWEVFRGSLVLTVENVLGLLSGSLLGLYVLNVSPRSYYERRAAKLYTKRTMLVLALMLAALVLVELMS, encoded by the coding sequence ATGCTCCGGCTGGAAATCTACTGCGACGAGGGTGAGAAGGTTAGGGAGGTTCTGGTTAAGTGGGGCCTCCAGTTCTATGCAGAGGAGGTGCAGAGCAACGAGCATCAGGCGCTTAAATTCACGGTTCTCGTGCCTGATTTTGTGATTAACGACGTCGTTGACGAGCTGATGAAGGCCGTTGACCTGCGGAAGGGACACTCCTCGATAACCTGGACGCCTGTCAGCGGGAAGTCGGTGAAATACTCTAACTCAGTCAAGTCGCTCAGGAAATTCAAGCGCCGCTGGAGTCTGGCTGCCATAGAGGGGCTCATTGAGAATGCCAACAACCAGGCCCAGGTTGACCCGATCCAGCTCACCCTCGGTGCGGTGGCCTCGGTTATAGCCCTTTTTGGCCTCATCAACGACAGCATAGTCATGATAATCTCGGCCATGCTCCTCTCGCCAATCCTCGGCCCGCTCTACGGCTTCTCTCTCAATATCGTCATGGGCAAGGGCAGGGATGCCCTCGATGCAGTTTCCTCAATCCTAAAGCTTCTCGGTGTCATATTTCTCTCGGCCCTTCTGGTGTCCCTGGTTCTCAAGTTTGCCGGCTCGATGCCGGCCGAGCCCCCCCACGAGATACTCGTCCGCGGCGATTCTGGCCTCGTCTACATTCTCCTAGCGATAATCCTTGGCTACGCTGGGATAGTTGCTATAGTGAGCAGAATTCCGGAGATTCTCGCGGGGGTTTCCATAGCGGCCGCCCTTGTTCCACCGACGACGGTAATAGGGATCTCTCTGGCCATGGGGTGGTGGGAGGTTTTCAGAGGCTCCCTTGTACTGACGGTTGAAAACGTGCTTGGCCTTCTCAGCGGTTCTCTCCTCGGCCTCTACGTCCTCAACGTCTCTCCAAGGAGCTACTATGAAAGGAGGGCGGCGAAGCTCTACACGAAGAGAACGATGCTCGTGCTTGCCCTCATGCTTGCCGCTCTCGTCCTTGTGGAACTCATGAGTTAG
- the nikR gene encoding nickel-responsive transcriptional regulator NikR, with the protein MKITRFGVSVPDELLEKFDCIIEEKGYVNRSEAIRDLMRDFIVRHEWEEGEGEVAGTITMVYNHDEAEVVKELLDLQHDYLNEIISSIHVHMDEHNCLEVVIVKGKAKRIKEIADRLLSLKGVKHGKLVMTGTGKELV; encoded by the coding sequence ATGAAGATCACGCGCTTTGGCGTCTCTGTTCCTGATGAACTGCTTGAGAAGTTCGATTGTATAATAGAGGAGAAGGGCTACGTCAACAGGAGCGAGGCGATAAGGGATCTAATGAGGGACTTTATAGTCAGACACGAGTGGGAGGAAGGCGAGGGGGAAGTGGCGGGGACGATAACCATGGTCTACAACCACGATGAGGCGGAGGTTGTGAAGGAGCTCCTCGACCTTCAGCATGACTATCTCAACGAGATAATCTCAAGCATCCACGTCCACATGGATGAGCATAACTGCCTTGAGGTGGTTATAGTCAAGGGAAAGGCCAAGAGGATAAAAGAAATCGCCGACAGGCTCTTGAGCCTCAAGGGGGTAAAGCACGGCAAGCTCGTCATGACTGGAACTGGAAAGGAGCTGGTCTAA
- the rqcH gene encoding ribosome rescue protein RqcH, giving the protein MKEEMSSVDIRYIVRELQWLVGSRVDKVYHDGDEIRFKLRTKEGRADLTLEAGKRFHLTSYIKEAPKQPSSFTMLLRKHLGGSFIDAIEQHQFDRIVKIRIGDYTLIGELFRRGNVILVDSENKIVAALRYEEYKDRAIKPKAEYKFPPARENPLEVSFERFLQLMRENEELELVRALARKLNMGGMYAEEISLRAGFEKTTPVKELSDEDLKRVYEAMMGTFNDEPKPNIVFKDGTMHDVVPIELKIYEGLEKRYFPTFSEALDEYFGKITLEKAKIEQTRRLEEKKRQLTATLRKQEEMLKGFEKAMRENQEIGDSIYANYALVEGLLEEFRKATETLGWEEFKKRIEGGKKAGNKVALMVKGIDPKEKAVTIELDGKKVRLYLEKSIGENAEIYYEKAKKFRHKYEGALKAYEDTKRKLEEVEKLIEEEQKKELNVKKLERRKRKWFEKFRWFVSSEGFLVLAGKDASTNEVLIKRHMDENDLYCHADVYGAPHVVIKDGQKAGEKTIFEACQFAVSMSRAWSQGLYSADAYWAYPNQVTKQAPSGEYLGKGAFMVYDKRNWMHGLPLKLAVGVINYEGEEYVVCAPVEAIKAHTDKYILIRPGSMKKGELVKKLRGVLKKWGYEVREEDLNAILPPGGGEIVEVVG; this is encoded by the coding sequence ATGAAGGAAGAGATGAGTTCCGTCGACATACGCTACATCGTGCGCGAACTTCAATGGCTGGTCGGTTCTCGCGTTGACAAGGTTTACCACGACGGCGACGAGATAAGGTTCAAGCTGAGGACGAAGGAAGGCAGGGCAGACCTCACCCTTGAAGCCGGAAAGAGGTTCCACCTAACGAGCTACATTAAGGAAGCCCCAAAACAGCCCTCAAGCTTCACGATGCTCCTCAGGAAGCACTTAGGGGGCAGCTTCATAGACGCCATAGAGCAGCACCAGTTCGACAGGATAGTCAAGATCAGAATCGGAGATTACACGCTCATCGGCGAGCTCTTCAGGAGGGGCAACGTAATCCTCGTGGATTCGGAAAACAAGATAGTCGCCGCTCTCCGCTATGAGGAGTACAAGGATAGAGCGATAAAACCGAAGGCGGAGTACAAGTTTCCCCCGGCTAGAGAGAACCCACTTGAAGTCTCCTTTGAGAGGTTCCTCCAGCTGATGAGGGAGAACGAGGAGCTTGAGCTTGTCAGGGCATTGGCGAGGAAGCTCAACATGGGCGGGATGTACGCCGAGGAGATCTCCCTGAGGGCGGGCTTCGAAAAGACGACTCCGGTGAAAGAGCTGAGCGACGAGGACCTGAAGAGGGTCTACGAGGCCATGATGGGAACCTTCAACGACGAGCCCAAGCCGAACATCGTCTTTAAAGACGGAACTATGCACGACGTCGTACCTATAGAGCTGAAAATCTACGAGGGGCTTGAGAAGCGCTACTTCCCCACCTTCAGCGAGGCCCTCGACGAGTACTTTGGGAAGATAACCCTCGAAAAGGCCAAAATAGAGCAAACTAGGAGACTCGAAGAGAAGAAGAGGCAATTAACGGCAACTCTGAGAAAGCAGGAGGAGATGCTCAAGGGCTTCGAGAAGGCCATGAGGGAGAACCAGGAGATAGGAGACTCAATCTACGCCAACTACGCCCTGGTTGAGGGGTTATTGGAGGAGTTCAGGAAGGCGACCGAGACCCTCGGCTGGGAGGAGTTCAAGAAAAGGATAGAGGGGGGCAAGAAAGCCGGGAACAAGGTCGCGCTCATGGTCAAGGGGATAGATCCGAAGGAGAAGGCCGTAACGATAGAGCTCGACGGCAAAAAGGTGAGGCTCTACCTTGAGAAGAGCATAGGAGAGAACGCTGAAATCTACTATGAAAAGGCCAAGAAGTTCAGGCACAAGTACGAGGGCGCGCTGAAGGCCTACGAGGACACGAAGAGGAAGCTGGAAGAGGTGGAAAAGCTCATTGAAGAGGAGCAGAAGAAGGAGCTGAACGTGAAGAAGCTCGAGAGGAGAAAGAGGAAGTGGTTCGAGAAGTTCCGCTGGTTCGTCTCGAGCGAAGGCTTCCTGGTCTTAGCGGGAAAGGACGCGAGCACCAACGAGGTTCTGATCAAGAGGCACATGGACGAGAACGATCTCTACTGCCACGCGGACGTTTACGGTGCTCCACATGTCGTCATAAAGGACGGCCAGAAGGCCGGGGAGAAGACAATCTTCGAGGCCTGCCAGTTCGCGGTTTCAATGAGCAGGGCCTGGAGCCAGGGCCTCTACTCTGCAGACGCCTACTGGGCCTATCCAAACCAGGTAACTAAGCAGGCACCAAGCGGTGAGTACCTCGGCAAGGGCGCCTTCATGGTCTACGACAAGAGGAACTGGATGCACGGCCTTCCACTAAAACTGGCGGTTGGGGTGATAAACTACGAGGGCGAGGAATACGTCGTCTGCGCGCCGGTCGAAGCTATCAAGGCCCACACTGACAAATACATCCTCATAAGGCCCGGCTCGATGAAGAAAGGTGAACTCGTGAAGAAGCTCCGCGGAGTACTCAAGAAGTGGGGCTATGAAGTTAGGGAAGAGGACTTGAACGCCATTCTCCCTCCTGGAGGGGGAGAAATAGTGGAAGTTGTAGGTTAG
- a CDS encoding 1,4-alpha-glucan branching protein: MKGYLTFVLHTHIPYVRKHGKWPFGEEWIFEAISETYLPLLMEFERLRDSGIKFGIVINVTPVLAEQLADEYMKRAFEEYMERKLKAMEEDLKSGKYDEKAVSYMLNYFRKVYAYWKAINGDIIGKLRELQDQGYVEVITSAATHGYLPLLGRDEAIRAQIANGVATYEKHFGRKPEGIWLPECAYRPEGEWELPGGRKVKRRGIEKFLEEFGLKYFFVESKLIDEGPASKVYGEVLLADTEKTTLKPYWIKGSNVAVFARNRETGHQVWSAHFGYPGDFFYREFHKKAPESGGQYWRITSKEVELGEKDFYDPDKAMERVEEHARHFVSLVERLLREHEERFGEKGIIVAPYDTELFGHWWFEGVRWLGRVLELLSQRGVETPTLSRFLKEYSGEKHEIELPEGSWGANSDHSTWWNEETEWTWEHVYRAEDRMVAITSRFYGRDELTNRTIEQLARELLILEASDWQFLITTGQAKEYAKRRVLLHSRDFHRLANELVKYVKTGEFDVKLLEGLEERDNAFKPVVVESYISENPPELEEYVEPPEVPPEKVEKEEKPKVLTEKATSFSLAVKTGRDRERKKMTVVTSKKSSLKKTAKSGKPSKKRPQRSPRKESSDLLSIKGIGPKTLEKLRKAGVETVDDLRGANLEELARKTGISPKRLKKFVAQIR; this comes from the coding sequence ATGAAGGGATACCTCACATTTGTCCTTCACACTCACATCCCCTACGTAAGGAAGCATGGTAAGTGGCCCTTTGGAGAAGAGTGGATCTTCGAGGCCATAAGTGAGACGTACCTCCCCCTGCTAATGGAGTTCGAGAGGCTCAGGGACTCTGGGATAAAGTTCGGCATAGTGATAAACGTGACGCCGGTTCTGGCCGAGCAGTTAGCCGACGAGTACATGAAGAGGGCCTTTGAGGAGTATATGGAGAGGAAGCTGAAGGCAATGGAAGAGGACCTGAAGTCTGGGAAGTACGACGAGAAAGCGGTCTCATACATGCTGAACTACTTCAGGAAGGTCTACGCCTACTGGAAGGCGATAAACGGGGACATAATAGGGAAGCTGAGGGAGCTCCAGGATCAGGGCTACGTTGAGGTGATTACATCAGCCGCCACCCACGGCTACCTTCCGCTCCTCGGGAGAGACGAGGCAATAAGGGCGCAGATAGCAAACGGCGTCGCCACCTACGAGAAGCACTTCGGGAGGAAGCCGGAGGGTATATGGCTCCCTGAATGTGCCTACCGTCCAGAAGGCGAGTGGGAGCTTCCGGGCGGGAGGAAGGTAAAGAGGCGGGGAATAGAGAAGTTCCTTGAGGAGTTTGGGCTGAAGTACTTCTTTGTCGAGAGCAAGCTCATCGACGAGGGGCCGGCGAGCAAGGTCTACGGAGAAGTGCTCCTCGCCGATACTGAGAAGACCACCCTCAAGCCCTACTGGATAAAGGGCTCAAACGTTGCCGTCTTCGCCAGGAACAGGGAGACGGGACACCAGGTGTGGAGCGCCCACTTCGGCTATCCAGGCGACTTCTTCTACCGCGAGTTCCACAAGAAGGCCCCTGAGAGCGGCGGGCAGTACTGGAGGATAACGAGCAAAGAGGTCGAGCTGGGCGAGAAGGATTTCTACGACCCGGATAAGGCTATGGAGCGCGTTGAGGAACACGCCAGGCACTTCGTTTCACTCGTCGAGAGACTGTTGAGGGAGCACGAGGAAAGGTTTGGGGAGAAGGGGATAATAGTGGCCCCGTACGATACCGAGCTCTTCGGCCACTGGTGGTTTGAAGGTGTTAGATGGCTCGGAAGGGTTCTGGAGCTCCTCAGCCAGAGGGGAGTCGAGACGCCGACGCTCTCAAGGTTCCTTAAGGAGTACTCGGGGGAGAAGCACGAGATAGAGCTCCCGGAAGGTTCATGGGGGGCCAACTCGGACCACTCAACCTGGTGGAACGAGGAGACCGAGTGGACGTGGGAGCACGTCTACCGCGCCGAAGACAGGATGGTGGCCATAACGAGCCGCTTTTACGGAAGGGACGAACTTACGAACAGGACGATCGAACAGCTGGCGAGGGAGCTCCTTATACTTGAAGCTAGCGACTGGCAGTTCCTCATAACGACGGGTCAGGCGAAGGAGTACGCCAAGAGGAGGGTTCTCCTCCACAGCAGGGACTTCCACAGGCTGGCCAACGAGCTGGTAAAGTACGTCAAGACCGGCGAGTTCGACGTTAAACTCCTTGAAGGGCTTGAGGAGCGCGACAACGCCTTCAAACCCGTCGTTGTCGAGTCCTACATCAGTGAGAACCCGCCGGAGCTTGAGGAGTACGTTGAGCCTCCCGAGGTTCCACCCGAGAAGGTGGAGAAGGAGGAGAAGCCCAAGGTCCTCACGGAGAAGGCGACCTCCTTCAGCCTCGCCGTTAAGACCGGAAGGGACAGGGAACGGAAGAAAATGACCGTCGTAACTTCAAAGAAGAGTTCCCTGAAAAAAACCGCGAAGTCCGGAAAACCGTCCAAAAAGCGCCCTCAGAGGTCTCCCAGAAAGGAGTCCTCTGACCTTCTTTCAATAAAGGGCATCGGGCCAAAAACACTTGAAAAGCTCAGGAAGGCGGGAGTTGAGACTGTTGATGACCTTAGGGGGGCAAACCTGGAGGAGCTTGCCCGGAAGACAGGGATCTCTCCCAAAAGGCTTAAAAAGTTCGTCGCTCAGATCAGGTGA
- a CDS encoding P-II family nitrogen regulator has product MKKVEAVLRPEDFETIKRALKSAGYVSLTAYPVQGRGVQGGIPPYDLLPKMKIEIVVPDSDVEDVVSIIVRHARRGIPGDGKIFVLPVYDAVRIRTGERGEEALR; this is encoded by the coding sequence ATGAAAAAGGTGGAGGCTGTTCTCAGGCCGGAGGATTTTGAGACCATTAAAAGGGCACTGAAGAGCGCCGGCTACGTTTCTCTTACTGCCTATCCAGTTCAGGGAAGGGGAGTTCAGGGTGGAATTCCGCCCTACGACCTGCTGCCGAAGATGAAGATTGAGATAGTGGTTCCCGACAGCGACGTTGAAGATGTTGTCTCCATAATAGTAAGGCACGCGAGGAGGGGAATCCCCGGGGACGGGAAGATATTCGTGCTTCCGGTTTATGACGCCGTGAGGATAAGAACGGGGGAGAGGGGAGAAGAGGCCCTCCGCTAA
- a CDS encoding alpha-glucosidase has translation MRSKEILLDTAEVIESTLGKIERLKVLSDKEKEAVKTKLRNAASNFRKLAEEAEKDNSELAEFFFKKAKELKLASVDKKIEEMGKKEYLKAVNRMELYSLSARYDFKPEQLAELKRVYRKYIFGMTSFFVLSGLYLNQFLAVTALIMAIPIILSMLALQRRGYLGLLLAYSAMPIPMIVGAMAVSYGVRTLNDPARVAEIAQHLSKSTAFAKGYLVLLTLLAAVELYLLISAAVGLYKHRHAFL, from the coding sequence GTGAGAAGTAAGGAGATTCTTCTAGACACCGCGGAGGTCATCGAGTCCACTCTCGGTAAAATAGAAAGGCTCAAAGTGCTCTCAGATAAAGAGAAGGAAGCTGTTAAAACCAAGCTCAGAAACGCGGCGTCAAATTTCAGAAAACTGGCAGAAGAGGCGGAAAAAGACAACTCCGAACTTGCAGAATTCTTTTTCAAGAAGGCCAAAGAGCTGAAGCTGGCGAGCGTTGACAAAAAGATAGAGGAGATGGGAAAAAAGGAATACCTAAAAGCCGTCAACAGGATGGAGCTGTACTCCCTCTCGGCCAGGTACGACTTCAAGCCGGAACAGCTCGCCGAGCTTAAGAGGGTGTACAGAAAATACATCTTCGGGATGACCTCGTTCTTCGTTTTGAGCGGGCTTTATCTGAATCAGTTCCTCGCAGTAACAGCTCTGATCATGGCAATACCCATAATACTCTCGATGCTTGCCCTACAGAGAAGAGGCTATCTCGGCCTCCTGCTTGCCTATTCGGCCATGCCAATACCTATGATAGTCGGCGCGATGGCAGTAAGCTACGGCGTCAGAACCCTTAACGACCCCGCACGGGTGGCAGAGATAGCCCAGCACCTGAGCAAAAGCACGGCCTTTGCCAAGGGCTACCTTGTGTTGCTGACCCTCTTAGCCGCGGTCGAGCTGTACCTTCTGATAAGTGCCGCGGTGGGCCTCTACAAGCACAGGCACGCTTTCCTTTAG
- a CDS encoding sodium-dependent transporter: MEAQRDQWATKIGLILAMAGNAVGLGNFVRFPTQVAQNGGGAFMVPYFIALFFLGIPVMWVEWVAGRYGGKYGHGTLGPTYYLMARESVKPRTAFWFGVISGMLALSLTVLLNSYYLHLIGWSAAYTYFSATGAYFGQNTGEFFGNYLSNHGQVMVFWGITVILLAITVGQGVSKGIERWVKVMMPLLYIFAILMVAYIFTLGTPVDPNWSTIDGFKFIWSPNWGYLKDHLWQVMLAATGQIFFTLSLGMGIIQNYASYLGPKDDVALSGIATVSLNEFAEVVLGGSIAIPLATAYAPKILPADVLEQGKNEALKWIGKKFGLGFSYTSFPNVFVSMGDIGRFFGPLWFLLLWFAGFTSAIAMYNYIVAMLEEDMNIKRSTGTWIVFLIYLIAGLPVIYIDGYIDQVDAWVSFQLTLLAFFDIVVAVYLFKPDNFWRELHEGAWMKVPEVYKWITLYIAPILLLIPMIGTFNPLVRATLEWPARLAIIILLIIGAIESYYAIKKKYAEELEKNEVIIRV, translated from the coding sequence ATGGAAGCCCAAAGGGATCAATGGGCTACTAAGATTGGTTTGATTTTAGCCATGGCTGGAAACGCAGTCGGCCTTGGTAACTTCGTAAGGTTCCCGACCCAGGTTGCCCAGAACGGTGGCGGCGCCTTTATGGTGCCGTACTTCATAGCGCTATTCTTCCTCGGTATCCCAGTGATGTGGGTTGAGTGGGTTGCCGGTCGCTACGGTGGCAAGTATGGCCACGGTACCCTCGGTCCTACCTACTACCTGATGGCAAGGGAGAGCGTTAAACCCAGAACGGCCTTCTGGTTCGGTGTAATCTCTGGAATGCTAGCCCTCTCCCTGACTGTGTTGCTCAACAGCTACTACCTGCACCTCATAGGCTGGTCGGCAGCGTACACGTACTTCAGCGCAACAGGAGCATACTTTGGCCAGAACACCGGAGAATTCTTCGGCAACTACCTCAGCAACCACGGCCAGGTAATGGTGTTCTGGGGTATAACTGTAATTTTGCTGGCAATAACAGTTGGCCAGGGTGTCAGCAAGGGTATCGAGCGCTGGGTCAAGGTTATGATGCCGCTCCTGTACATCTTCGCAATCCTCATGGTAGCCTATATCTTCACGCTGGGCACTCCGGTTGACCCCAACTGGAGCACCATCGATGGATTCAAGTTCATCTGGAGTCCCAACTGGGGCTACCTGAAGGACCACCTCTGGCAGGTAATGCTGGCGGCAACGGGCCAGATATTCTTCACCCTCTCCCTCGGTATGGGCATCATCCAGAACTACGCGAGCTACCTCGGTCCGAAGGATGACGTTGCCCTTTCGGGAATAGCCACGGTTTCGCTCAACGAGTTCGCCGAAGTCGTTCTCGGTGGCTCAATAGCAATTCCACTCGCCACGGCCTATGCCCCCAAGATCCTTCCGGCGGACGTTCTTGAGCAGGGCAAGAACGAGGCACTCAAGTGGATCGGGAAGAAATTCGGCCTTGGATTCTCATACACCAGCTTCCCCAACGTCTTCGTCAGCATGGGGGACATCGGGAGGTTCTTTGGTCCCCTCTGGTTCCTCCTGCTGTGGTTTGCAGGGTTTACATCAGCTATAGCCATGTACAACTACATCGTGGCAATGCTCGAGGAGGACATGAACATCAAGAGGTCAACCGGCACCTGGATAGTGTTCCTCATATACCTCATAGCGGGCCTGCCGGTTATCTACATCGACGGCTACATAGACCAGGTCGACGCATGGGTAAGCTTCCAGCTGACACTGCTGGCGTTCTTTGACATAGTGGTGGCAGTGTACCTCTTCAAGCCGGACAACTTCTGGAGGGAGCTTCACGAGGGCGCCTGGATGAAAGTTCCAGAGGTTTACAAGTGGATTACGCTCTACATAGCGCCAATACTGCTCCTCATCCCAATGATAGGAACTTTCAACCCGCTGGTTCGGGCAACCCTTGAGTGGCCGGCGAGGCTTGCGATAATCATCCTGCTAATCATAGGTGCCATCGAGAGCTACTACGCCATCAAGAAGAAGTACGCCGAGGAGCTGGAGAAGAACGAGGTAATCATCAGGGTCTGA
- the gdhA gene encoding glutamate dehydrogenase: MVEIDPFEMAIQQLERAAQFMDISEEALEWLKKPMRIVEVSVPVEMDDGSVKVFTGFRVQHNWARGPTKGGIRWHPAETLSTVKALATWMTWKVAVVDLPYGGGKGGIIVDPKKLSEREQERLARSYIRAVYDVIGPWTDIPAPDVYTNPKIMAWMMDEYETIMRRKGPAFGVITGKPPGVGGIVARMDATARGAAFTIREAAKALGWDELKGKTIAIQGYGNAGYYLHKIMSEEFGMKVVAVSDSKGGIYNPDGLPPADEVLKWKKEHGSVKDMPGTQAITNEELLELEVDILAPAAIEEVITEKNADNIKAKIVAEVANGPVTPEADEILYEKGILQIPDFLCNAGGVTVSYFEWVQNINGFYWTVEETRKRLDDKMTKAFWDVFNTHKEKNIHMRDAAYVVAVSRVYEAMKHRGWVKK, from the coding sequence ATGGTCGAGATTGACCCCTTTGAGATGGCCATACAGCAGCTTGAGAGGGCTGCCCAGTTCATGGACATAAGCGAAGAGGCCCTCGAGTGGCTCAAGAAGCCTATGAGGATTGTTGAGGTTAGCGTTCCCGTCGAGATGGACGACGGTTCTGTCAAGGTTTTCACCGGTTTCCGCGTTCAGCACAACTGGGCCCGCGGTCCGACCAAGGGTGGCATAAGGTGGCACCCGGCCGAGACCCTCAGCACCGTTAAGGCCCTCGCCACCTGGATGACCTGGAAGGTTGCCGTCGTTGACCTCCCCTACGGTGGAGGTAAGGGTGGCATCATCGTTGACCCGAAGAAGCTCTCTGAGAGGGAGCAGGAGAGGCTCGCTAGGAGCTACATAAGGGCCGTCTACGACGTCATTGGTCCATGGACCGACATCCCGGCCCCTGACGTTTACACCAACCCGAAGATCATGGCTTGGATGATGGACGAGTACGAGACAATCATGAGGAGGAAGGGCCCGGCCTTCGGTGTCATTACCGGAAAGCCGCCGGGAGTCGGCGGTATCGTCGCAAGGATGGACGCCACCGCTCGCGGTGCCGCCTTCACGATCAGGGAAGCCGCTAAGGCCCTCGGCTGGGACGAGCTCAAGGGCAAGACCATAGCCATACAGGGCTACGGTAACGCCGGCTACTACCTCCACAAGATAATGAGCGAGGAGTTCGGCATGAAGGTCGTCGCGGTGAGCGACAGCAAGGGCGGCATCTACAACCCGGACGGGCTCCCGCCGGCTGATGAGGTTCTCAAGTGGAAGAAGGAGCACGGCTCAGTCAAGGACATGCCCGGAACCCAGGCCATCACCAACGAGGAGCTCCTCGAGCTTGAGGTCGACATCCTCGCCCCGGCTGCCATAGAGGAGGTCATCACCGAGAAGAACGCCGACAACATCAAGGCCAAGATCGTCGCTGAAGTGGCCAACGGTCCGGTTACCCCGGAGGCCGACGAGATACTCTACGAAAAGGGCATCCTCCAGATCCCGGACTTCCTGTGCAACGCCGGTGGCGTCACCGTCAGCTACTTCGAGTGGGTTCAGAACATAAACGGCTTCTACTGGACCGTCGAGGAGACCCGGAAGAGGCTCGACGACAAGATGACCAAGGCCTTCTGGGATGTCTTCAACACCCACAAGGAGAAGAACATCCACATGAGGGACGCTGCCTACGTCGTCGCCGTCAGCAGGGTCTACGAGGCAATGAAGCACCGCGGATGGGTGAAGAAGTGA
- a CDS encoding branched-chain amino acid ABC transporter permease, which produces MIAEVLQLILVWIGIYTIVNISLNIEYGYTGIPNFGRHFAVLIGAIAVGGILNRVLMHILGVSGDLITGTTDLVSKADDLFATHPAYGIIYLLAALALAFLFGAVMGAIFILPSLRLREDYLGMTLLAIAEVTFMLAYYTPSLMGGYYGTSVPDPLAFLSGNTREWTFIGITLLMALLVYLFAERLLNTPFGRLLKAHRENETVVIAFGRDLMNIRINASVIGSGIAALAGVLYGFHALNLISSSFSRVEWTFYPFIMILLGGRGNNRGVLLGTAVFVTLKVLIEAYKFQISSLLHLPFEPVWLEYMLFGILALLILYYRPEGLIKEGMIKTEPIKKRG; this is translated from the coding sequence ATGATAGCTGAAGTCCTTCAGCTGATACTCGTGTGGATCGGCATTTACACGATAGTCAACATAAGCCTGAACATTGAGTACGGCTACACGGGGATACCGAACTTCGGAAGGCACTTTGCGGTTCTGATAGGAGCAATAGCAGTTGGAGGAATCCTGAACAGGGTTCTAATGCACATCCTCGGGGTCAGCGGAGACCTCATAACCGGAACCACAGACCTAGTCTCAAAGGCGGACGACCTCTTCGCTACTCATCCAGCCTATGGAATCATCTACCTGCTGGCTGCGCTCGCCCTCGCCTTCCTCTTTGGTGCCGTGATGGGGGCCATCTTCATACTCCCCAGCTTGAGGCTCCGCGAGGACTACCTTGGAATGACCCTGCTGGCCATAGCCGAGGTTACGTTCATGCTGGCCTACTACACGCCGTCCCTCATGGGGGGCTACTACGGAACCTCGGTGCCCGACCCCTTAGCTTTCCTCTCCGGAAACACAAGGGAGTGGACGTTTATCGGGATAACCCTGCTGATGGCCCTGCTGGTTTATCTCTTCGCCGAGAGGCTGTTGAACACACCCTTCGGCAGGTTGCTCAAGGCCCACAGGGAGAACGAGACGGTTGTGATAGCCTTCGGGAGGGACCTCATGAACATCAGGATAAATGCCTCGGTTATCGGCTCGGGAATAGCCGCGTTAGCTGGGGTGCTCTACGGCTTTCATGCGCTCAACCTGATAAGCAGTTCCTTCTCAAGGGTCGAGTGGACGTTCTACCCGTTCATTATGATATTGCTCGGTGGAAGGGGCAACAATAGGGGAGTACTGCTCGGGACTGCCGTCTTCGTAACGCTGAAGGTCCTGATAGAGGCTTACAAGTTCCAGATTTCAAGCCTGCTCCACCTGCCCTTCGAGCCGGTGTGGCTTGAGTACATGCTGTTCGGCATCTTAGCACTGCTGATACTCTACTACAGGCCAGAAGGGCTTATAAAGGAGGGAATGATAAAGACGGAACCAATCAAGAAGAGGGGCTGA